In Nymphaea colorata isolate Beijing-Zhang1983 chromosome 3, ASM883128v2, whole genome shotgun sequence, a genomic segment contains:
- the LOC116251210 gene encoding L-type lectin-domain containing receptor kinase IV.1-like: protein MALSPPNALLCPSLPLLLVVLLHHLSMFHALTTNSFIYDDGFRPVNLTLTGESVITSSGVLQLTNRRGLWSVGHAFYHDPLQFKDPSDASNTTASFSTQFIFAIVSGIETLRGSGFTFAVAPSMLPNTTGGDYLGLVRNSSNGNFSNHVFAVEFDTVLGTWLRDINDNHVGVDINGVISDTSQTAAYCTDDGKNETIDLKSGKMIQAWVDYNANEKLLNVTLAPIPFSSKPIRPLISYSVDLYPVLLDFMYVGFTSGTSNSASDHYILAWSFTINGKSQDLDLSNLPKISKKEVPIWKSASFLPYTTAFTALFFIMLGIISYLVYRTRKLSDTVEVWEQDYPHRLPYREIFNATKGFSEKEVLGRGGFGSVYTGVLPSSRMQVAVKRVSHNGKQGLREFVSEVSSMGRLRHRNLVQLQGWCRRKEELLLVYEFMPNGSLDTFLFGEKERNLSWEERFKILNGIASGLLYLHEGWEQVVVHRDVKASNVLLDAQLNGKLGDFGLARLYEHGTDPQTTHIVGTVGYMAPELLITGKATASSDVFSFGAFLLEVACGRRPVEITRPSDEVLLMSWVFMCWKRGELLSVIDERLEMRYVKAEAELVLKLGVLCSQLKPEDRPNMRQVVQLLNGDVPLHEVPLENLIIEDDNDHDQLAVAYSSSDIHISRFCSSSQTEKSTDTSRK from the coding sequence ATGGCTCTATCACCACCAAACGCCCTTCTGtgtccttctcttcctcttcttctggtTGTTCTTCTGCATCATCTTTCCATGTTTCATGCTTTGACTACCAACAGTTTCATCTACGACGATGGCTTTCGTCCAGTCAATCTGACCTTAACAGGTGAATCTGTGATCACTTCGTCCGGCGTTCTGCAATTGACCAATCGTCGCGGGCTATGGAGCGTGGGCCATGCATTCTACCACGATCCCCTGCAATTCAAGGATCCTTCAGATGCTTCAAACACCACTGCATCTTTTAGCACTCAATTCATATTTGCCATCGTCTCTGGAATTGAAACCCTTAGAGGCAGTGGCTTCACGTTTGCTGTCGCCCCTTCAATGCTGCCCAACACAACTGGTGGAGACTATCTAGGCCTTGTGAGAAACTCCAGCAATGGCAACTTCTCAAATCATGTATTTGCTGTGGAATTCGACACGGTTTTGGGGACATGGTTGAGGGACATTAACGACAACCATGTGGGCGTCGACATCAATGGAGTAATATCCGACACCTCCCAAACTGCTGCTTATTGCACAGACGATGGCAAGAATGAAACGATTGATCTGAAGTCGGGGAAGATGATCCAAGCATGGGTAGACTACAATGCAAATGAAAAGTTGCTTAACGTAACCCTAGCTCCGATCCCATTTTCCTCCAAGCCAATCAGGCCTCTCATATCATACTCTGTTGATCTATACCCTGTTCTTCTTGACTTCATGTATGTTGGTTTCACTTCCGGCACCTCGAACTCTGCGAGCGATCACTACATTTTGGCATGGAGCTTCACAATCAATGGAAAATCCCAGGATCTAGACCTCTCTAACCTCCCCAAGATCTCCAAGAAAGAAGTACCAATATGGAAGTCTGCTAGTTTCCTGCCTTATACCACTGCCTTCACAGCACTGTTTTTTATTATGCTTGGTATCATTTCATACCTGGTCTACAGGACGAGAAAGCTTTCTGATACAGTTGAAGTGTGGGAGCAGGATTACCCACATAGGCTGCCTTACAGGGAGATTTTCAATGCAACCAAAGGATTCTCTGAGAAGGAAGTATTGGGCAGAGGAGGTTTTGGTAGTGTTTATACTGGAGTACTACCCAGCAGCAGAATGCAGGTTGCTGTCAAGAGAGTATCACACAATGGCAAACAGGGACTGAGGGAGTTTGTTTCAGAGGTGTCCAGCATGGGGAGGTTGAGACACAGGAACTTGGTTCAGTTGCAGGGTTGGTGCAGAAGGAAGGAAGAGCTTCTGCTTGTGTATGAATTCATGCCAAACGGCAGTCTCGACACTTTTCTGTTTGGCGAAAAGGAAAGGAACCTCAGCTGGGAAGAAAGGTTCAAGATACTTAATGGAATTGCTTCAGGCCTTCTGTATCTGCATGAAGGATGGGAGCAGGTTGTTGTTCACAGAGATGTGAAGGCAAGCAATGTCCTGCTAGATGCTCAATTGAATGGAAAGTTGGGAGATTTTGGGCTAGCTAGGCTGTATGAGCATGGGACTGATCCACAAACGACCCACATAGTGGGCACAGTGGGCTACATGGCGCCGGAGCTGTTGATCACTGGAAAGGCGACGGCAAGCTCAGATGTGTTCAGCTTTGGGGCTTTCCTTCTTGAGGTGGCCTGTGGAAGGAGGCCAGTTGAAATCACAAGGCCAAGTGATGAAGTTCTTCTAATGAGTTGGGTGTTCATGTGCTGGAAAAGGGGGGAATTGCTCAGTGTGATAGATGAGAGGCTGGAAATGAGGTACGTGAAGGCAGAGGCAGAGCTTGTGCTGAAGCTGGGAGTTTTGTGCTCACAGCTGAAACCAGAAGATCGGCCGAACATGCGGCAGGTGGTGCAGCTACTTAATGGAGACGTGCCACTGCATGAAGTTCCTTTAGAGAATCTGATAATTGAAGATGACAATGACCATGACCAGCTAGCTGTAGCATATTCATCTTCAGACATACATATTTCTAGGTTCTGTTCCAGTTCACAGACAGAGAAAAGTACTGATACCTCTCGGAAGTAG